Proteins encoded by one window of Ovis canadensis isolate MfBH-ARS-UI-01 breed Bighorn chromosome 14, ARS-UI_OviCan_v2, whole genome shotgun sequence:
- the CNOT3 gene encoding CCR4-NOT transcription complex subunit 3 isoform X2 has translation MADKRKLQGEIDRCLKKVSEGVEQFEDIWQKLHNAANANQKEKYEADLKKEIKKLQRLRDQIKTWVASNEIKDKRQLIDNRKLIETQMERFKVVERETKTKAYSKEGLGLAQKVDPAQKEKEEVGQWLTNTIDTLNMQVDQFESEVESLSVQTRKKKGDKDKQDRIEGLKRHIEKHRYHVRMLETILRMLDNDSILVDAIRKIKDDVEYYVDSSQDPDFEENEFLYDDLDLEDIPQALVATSPPSHSHMEDEIFNQSSSTPTSTTSSSPIPPSPANCTTENSEDDKKRGRSTDSEVSQSPAKNGSKPVHSSQHPQSPAVPPSYPPGPQPAASALSAAPGSNGAPAVAAPASTLGTKASPAPSHSAGTPAPYAQAVAPPAPSGPPSAQPRPPSAQPGAGGAGGGNSGGGGGASKQNGATSYSSVVADSPAEAALSSTGGSSTGSQALGPPPGPHNPPPSTAKEPSATAPVGAGGVAPGSGNNAGGPSLLVPLPVNPPSSPTPSFSEAKAAGSLLNGPPQFSAAPEIKAPEPLSSLKSMAERAAISSGIEDPVPTLHLTERDILLSSTSAPPASAQPPLQLSEVNIPLSLGVCPLGPVPLTKEQLYQQAMEEAAWHHMPHPSDSERIRQYLPRNPCPTPPYHHQMPPPHSDTVEFYQRLSTETLFFIFYYLEGTKAQYLAAKALKKQSWRFHTKYMMWFQRHEEPKTITDEFEQGTYIYFDYEKWGQRKKEGFTFEYRYLEDRDLQ, from the exons ATGGCGGACAAGCGCAAACTCCAAG GTGAGATTGACCGCTGCCTCAAGAAGGTGTCCGAGGGCGTGGAGCAATTTGAAGATATTTGGCAGAAG CTCCACAATGCAGCCAACGCGAACCAGAAAGAAAAGTATGAGGCTGATCTAAAGAAGGAGATTAAGAAGCTTCAA CGGCTGAGGGACCAGATCAAGACATGGGTAGCATCCAACGAGATCAAGGACAAGAGGCAGCTCATAGACAACCGCAAGCTCATTGAGACG caaatgGAACGGTTCAAAGTCGTGGAGCGAGAGACCAAGACCAAAGCCTACAGCAAGGAGGGCCTGGGCCTGGCGCAGAAGGTGGACCCTgcccagaaggagaaggaggaggtcgGCCAGTGGCTCACG AACACCATCGACACCCTGAACATGCAGGTGGACCAGTTTGAGAGCGAAGTGGAGTCCCTGTCGGTGCAGACGCGCAAGAAGAAGGGTGACAAGGAT AAGCAGGACCGCATCGAGGGCCTGAAGCGGCACATCGAGAAGCACCGCTACCACGTGCGCATGCTGGAGACCATCCTGCGCATGCTGGACAACGACTCCATCCTGGTGGACGCCATCCGCAAGATCAAGGACGACGTCGAGTACTACGTGGACTCGTCCCAGGACCCCGACTTCGAGGAGAACGAGTTCCTCTACGACGACCTGGACCTCGAGGACATTC CACAGGCGCTGGTCGCCACCTCCCCCCCCAGCCACAGCCACATGGAGGACGAGATCTTCAACCAGTCCAGCAGCACGCCCACCTCGACCACCTCCAGCTCGCCCATCCCGCCCAGCCCAGCCAACTGCACCACG GAAAACTCGGAAGACGACAAGAAGAGGGGGCGCTCAACGGACAGTGAAGTCAGCCAG TCTCCAGCCAAAAATGGCTCCAAGCCCGTCCACAGCAGCCAGCACCCTCAGTCCCCGGCTGTGCCGCCCAGCTACCCGCCTGGCCCCCAGCCAGCCGCCTCCGCCTTGAGCGCCGCCCCTGGCAGCAACGGGGCCCCAGCTGTGGCTGCCCCCGCGAGCACCCTGGGCACCAAGGCCAGCCCGGCGCCCAGCCACAGCGCGGGCACCCCTGCCCCCTACGCACAGGCTGTGGCCCCACCGGCCCCCAGTGGGCCCCCCAGCGCCCAGCCCCGGCCCCCCAGCGCCCAGCCTGGGGCGGGAGGCGCCGGTGGGGGCAACAGTGGCGGAGGCGGGGGCGCCAGCAAGCAGAACGGTGCCACCA GTTACAGCTCGGTGGTGGCAGACAGCCCGGCGGAGGCAGCGCTCAGCAGCACGGGGGGCAGCAGCACGGGCAGCCAGGCCCTGGGCCCCCCGCCTGGCCCCCACAACCCACCCCCCAGCACCGC GAAGGAACCCAGTGCCACAGCCCCAGTGGGTGCCGGGGGCGTGGCTCCAGGCTCAGGGAACAACGCAGGGGGACCCAGCCTCCTGGTGCCACTCCCTGTGAACCCCCCCAGCTCCCCAACGCCCAGCTTCAGTGAGGCCAAGGCCGCTGGCAGCCTGCTGAACGGGCCTCCGCAGTTCAGCGCCGCACCCGAGATCAAG GCCCCCGAGCCTCTGAGCTCGCTGAAGTCGATGGCGGAGCGTGCTGCCATCAGCTCTGGCATCGAAGACCCCGTACCCACGCTACACCTGACTGAGCGAG ACATCCTCCTGAGCAGCACATCAGCACCCCCGGCCTCGGCCCAGCCCCCCCTGCAGCTGTCGGAGGTGAACATCCCGCTGTCGCTGGGCGTGTGTCCGCTGGGCCCGGTGCCCCTCACCAAGGAGCAGCTCTACCAGCAGGCCATGGAGGAGGCCGCCTGGCACCACATGCCCCACCCCTCAGACTCGGAGCGCATCCG GCAGTACCTGCCCCGGAACCCCTGTCCGACACCCCCCTACCACCACCAGATGCCACCCCCACACTCGGACACCGTGGAGTTCTACCAGCGCCTGTCCACCGAGACACTCTTCTTCATCTTCTACTATCTGGAG ggcaCGAAGGCGCAGTACCTGGCGGCCAAGGCCCTGAAGAAGCAGTCCTGGCGGTTCCACACCAAGTACATGATGTGGTTCCAGAGGCACGAGGAGCCCAAGACCATCACAGACGAGTTCGAGCAG GGCACCTACATCTACTTTGACTACGAGAAGTGGGGCCAGCGGAAGAAGGAAGGCTTCACCTTTGAGTACCGCTACCTGGAGGACCGGGACCTCCAGTGA
- the CNOT3 gene encoding CCR4-NOT transcription complex subunit 3 isoform X1, protein MADKRKLQGEIDRCLKKVSEGVEQFEDIWQKLHNAANANQKEKYEADLKKEIKKLQRLRDQIKTWVASNEIKDKRQLIDNRKLIETQMERFKVVERETKTKAYSKEGLGLAQKVDPAQKEKEEVGQWLTNTIDTLNMQVDQFESEVESLSVQTRKKKGDKDQKQDRIEGLKRHIEKHRYHVRMLETILRMLDNDSILVDAIRKIKDDVEYYVDSSQDPDFEENEFLYDDLDLEDIPQALVATSPPSHSHMEDEIFNQSSSTPTSTTSSSPIPPSPANCTTENSEDDKKRGRSTDSEVSQSPAKNGSKPVHSSQHPQSPAVPPSYPPGPQPAASALSAAPGSNGAPAVAAPASTLGTKASPAPSHSAGTPAPYAQAVAPPAPSGPPSAQPRPPSAQPGAGGAGGGNSGGGGGASKQNGATSYSSVVADSPAEAALSSTGGSSTGSQALGPPPGPHNPPPSTAKEPSATAPVGAGGVAPGSGNNAGGPSLLVPLPVNPPSSPTPSFSEAKAAGSLLNGPPQFSAAPEIKAPEPLSSLKSMAERAAISSGIEDPVPTLHLTERDILLSSTSAPPASAQPPLQLSEVNIPLSLGVCPLGPVPLTKEQLYQQAMEEAAWHHMPHPSDSERIRQYLPRNPCPTPPYHHQMPPPHSDTVEFYQRLSTETLFFIFYYLEGTKAQYLAAKALKKQSWRFHTKYMMWFQRHEEPKTITDEFEQGTYIYFDYEKWGQRKKEGFTFEYRYLEDRDLQ, encoded by the exons ATGGCGGACAAGCGCAAACTCCAAG GTGAGATTGACCGCTGCCTCAAGAAGGTGTCCGAGGGCGTGGAGCAATTTGAAGATATTTGGCAGAAG CTCCACAATGCAGCCAACGCGAACCAGAAAGAAAAGTATGAGGCTGATCTAAAGAAGGAGATTAAGAAGCTTCAA CGGCTGAGGGACCAGATCAAGACATGGGTAGCATCCAACGAGATCAAGGACAAGAGGCAGCTCATAGACAACCGCAAGCTCATTGAGACG caaatgGAACGGTTCAAAGTCGTGGAGCGAGAGACCAAGACCAAAGCCTACAGCAAGGAGGGCCTGGGCCTGGCGCAGAAGGTGGACCCTgcccagaaggagaaggaggaggtcgGCCAGTGGCTCACG AACACCATCGACACCCTGAACATGCAGGTGGACCAGTTTGAGAGCGAAGTGGAGTCCCTGTCGGTGCAGACGCGCAAGAAGAAGGGTGACAAGGAT CAGAAGCAGGACCGCATCGAGGGCCTGAAGCGGCACATCGAGAAGCACCGCTACCACGTGCGCATGCTGGAGACCATCCTGCGCATGCTGGACAACGACTCCATCCTGGTGGACGCCATCCGCAAGATCAAGGACGACGTCGAGTACTACGTGGACTCGTCCCAGGACCCCGACTTCGAGGAGAACGAGTTCCTCTACGACGACCTGGACCTCGAGGACATTC CACAGGCGCTGGTCGCCACCTCCCCCCCCAGCCACAGCCACATGGAGGACGAGATCTTCAACCAGTCCAGCAGCACGCCCACCTCGACCACCTCCAGCTCGCCCATCCCGCCCAGCCCAGCCAACTGCACCACG GAAAACTCGGAAGACGACAAGAAGAGGGGGCGCTCAACGGACAGTGAAGTCAGCCAG TCTCCAGCCAAAAATGGCTCCAAGCCCGTCCACAGCAGCCAGCACCCTCAGTCCCCGGCTGTGCCGCCCAGCTACCCGCCTGGCCCCCAGCCAGCCGCCTCCGCCTTGAGCGCCGCCCCTGGCAGCAACGGGGCCCCAGCTGTGGCTGCCCCCGCGAGCACCCTGGGCACCAAGGCCAGCCCGGCGCCCAGCCACAGCGCGGGCACCCCTGCCCCCTACGCACAGGCTGTGGCCCCACCGGCCCCCAGTGGGCCCCCCAGCGCCCAGCCCCGGCCCCCCAGCGCCCAGCCTGGGGCGGGAGGCGCCGGTGGGGGCAACAGTGGCGGAGGCGGGGGCGCCAGCAAGCAGAACGGTGCCACCA GTTACAGCTCGGTGGTGGCAGACAGCCCGGCGGAGGCAGCGCTCAGCAGCACGGGGGGCAGCAGCACGGGCAGCCAGGCCCTGGGCCCCCCGCCTGGCCCCCACAACCCACCCCCCAGCACCGC GAAGGAACCCAGTGCCACAGCCCCAGTGGGTGCCGGGGGCGTGGCTCCAGGCTCAGGGAACAACGCAGGGGGACCCAGCCTCCTGGTGCCACTCCCTGTGAACCCCCCCAGCTCCCCAACGCCCAGCTTCAGTGAGGCCAAGGCCGCTGGCAGCCTGCTGAACGGGCCTCCGCAGTTCAGCGCCGCACCCGAGATCAAG GCCCCCGAGCCTCTGAGCTCGCTGAAGTCGATGGCGGAGCGTGCTGCCATCAGCTCTGGCATCGAAGACCCCGTACCCACGCTACACCTGACTGAGCGAG ACATCCTCCTGAGCAGCACATCAGCACCCCCGGCCTCGGCCCAGCCCCCCCTGCAGCTGTCGGAGGTGAACATCCCGCTGTCGCTGGGCGTGTGTCCGCTGGGCCCGGTGCCCCTCACCAAGGAGCAGCTCTACCAGCAGGCCATGGAGGAGGCCGCCTGGCACCACATGCCCCACCCCTCAGACTCGGAGCGCATCCG GCAGTACCTGCCCCGGAACCCCTGTCCGACACCCCCCTACCACCACCAGATGCCACCCCCACACTCGGACACCGTGGAGTTCTACCAGCGCCTGTCCACCGAGACACTCTTCTTCATCTTCTACTATCTGGAG ggcaCGAAGGCGCAGTACCTGGCGGCCAAGGCCCTGAAGAAGCAGTCCTGGCGGTTCCACACCAAGTACATGATGTGGTTCCAGAGGCACGAGGAGCCCAAGACCATCACAGACGAGTTCGAGCAG GGCACCTACATCTACTTTGACTACGAGAAGTGGGGCCAGCGGAAGAAGGAAGGCTTCACCTTTGAGTACCGCTACCTGGAGGACCGGGACCTCCAGTGA
- the CNOT3 gene encoding CCR4-NOT transcription complex subunit 3 isoform X4: protein MERFKVVERETKTKAYSKEGLGLAQKVDPAQKEKEEVGQWLTNTIDTLNMQVDQFESEVESLSVQTRKKKGDKDKQDRIEGLKRHIEKHRYHVRMLETILRMLDNDSILVDAIRKIKDDVEYYVDSSQDPDFEENEFLYDDLDLEDIPQALVATSPPSHSHMEDEIFNQSSSTPTSTTSSSPIPPSPANCTTENSEDDKKRGRSTDSEVSQSPAKNGSKPVHSSQHPQSPAVPPSYPPGPQPAASALSAAPGSNGAPAVAAPASTLGTKASPAPSHSAGTPAPYAQAVAPPAPSGPPSAQPRPPSAQPGAGGAGGGNSGGGGGASKQNGATSYSSVVADSPAEAALSSTGGSSTGSQALGPPPGPHNPPPSTAKEPSATAPVGAGGVAPGSGNNAGGPSLLVPLPVNPPSSPTPSFSEAKAAGSLLNGPPQFSAAPEIKAPEPLSSLKSMAERAAISSGIEDPVPTLHLTERDILLSSTSAPPASAQPPLQLSEVNIPLSLGVCPLGPVPLTKEQLYQQAMEEAAWHHMPHPSDSERIRQYLPRNPCPTPPYHHQMPPPHSDTVEFYQRLSTETLFFIFYYLEGTKAQYLAAKALKKQSWRFHTKYMMWFQRHEEPKTITDEFEQGTYIYFDYEKWGQRKKEGFTFEYRYLEDRDLQ, encoded by the exons atgGAACGGTTCAAAGTCGTGGAGCGAGAGACCAAGACCAAAGCCTACAGCAAGGAGGGCCTGGGCCTGGCGCAGAAGGTGGACCCTgcccagaaggagaaggaggaggtcgGCCAGTGGCTCACG AACACCATCGACACCCTGAACATGCAGGTGGACCAGTTTGAGAGCGAAGTGGAGTCCCTGTCGGTGCAGACGCGCAAGAAGAAGGGTGACAAGGAT AAGCAGGACCGCATCGAGGGCCTGAAGCGGCACATCGAGAAGCACCGCTACCACGTGCGCATGCTGGAGACCATCCTGCGCATGCTGGACAACGACTCCATCCTGGTGGACGCCATCCGCAAGATCAAGGACGACGTCGAGTACTACGTGGACTCGTCCCAGGACCCCGACTTCGAGGAGAACGAGTTCCTCTACGACGACCTGGACCTCGAGGACATTC CACAGGCGCTGGTCGCCACCTCCCCCCCCAGCCACAGCCACATGGAGGACGAGATCTTCAACCAGTCCAGCAGCACGCCCACCTCGACCACCTCCAGCTCGCCCATCCCGCCCAGCCCAGCCAACTGCACCACG GAAAACTCGGAAGACGACAAGAAGAGGGGGCGCTCAACGGACAGTGAAGTCAGCCAG TCTCCAGCCAAAAATGGCTCCAAGCCCGTCCACAGCAGCCAGCACCCTCAGTCCCCGGCTGTGCCGCCCAGCTACCCGCCTGGCCCCCAGCCAGCCGCCTCCGCCTTGAGCGCCGCCCCTGGCAGCAACGGGGCCCCAGCTGTGGCTGCCCCCGCGAGCACCCTGGGCACCAAGGCCAGCCCGGCGCCCAGCCACAGCGCGGGCACCCCTGCCCCCTACGCACAGGCTGTGGCCCCACCGGCCCCCAGTGGGCCCCCCAGCGCCCAGCCCCGGCCCCCCAGCGCCCAGCCTGGGGCGGGAGGCGCCGGTGGGGGCAACAGTGGCGGAGGCGGGGGCGCCAGCAAGCAGAACGGTGCCACCA GTTACAGCTCGGTGGTGGCAGACAGCCCGGCGGAGGCAGCGCTCAGCAGCACGGGGGGCAGCAGCACGGGCAGCCAGGCCCTGGGCCCCCCGCCTGGCCCCCACAACCCACCCCCCAGCACCGC GAAGGAACCCAGTGCCACAGCCCCAGTGGGTGCCGGGGGCGTGGCTCCAGGCTCAGGGAACAACGCAGGGGGACCCAGCCTCCTGGTGCCACTCCCTGTGAACCCCCCCAGCTCCCCAACGCCCAGCTTCAGTGAGGCCAAGGCCGCTGGCAGCCTGCTGAACGGGCCTCCGCAGTTCAGCGCCGCACCCGAGATCAAG GCCCCCGAGCCTCTGAGCTCGCTGAAGTCGATGGCGGAGCGTGCTGCCATCAGCTCTGGCATCGAAGACCCCGTACCCACGCTACACCTGACTGAGCGAG ACATCCTCCTGAGCAGCACATCAGCACCCCCGGCCTCGGCCCAGCCCCCCCTGCAGCTGTCGGAGGTGAACATCCCGCTGTCGCTGGGCGTGTGTCCGCTGGGCCCGGTGCCCCTCACCAAGGAGCAGCTCTACCAGCAGGCCATGGAGGAGGCCGCCTGGCACCACATGCCCCACCCCTCAGACTCGGAGCGCATCCG GCAGTACCTGCCCCGGAACCCCTGTCCGACACCCCCCTACCACCACCAGATGCCACCCCCACACTCGGACACCGTGGAGTTCTACCAGCGCCTGTCCACCGAGACACTCTTCTTCATCTTCTACTATCTGGAG ggcaCGAAGGCGCAGTACCTGGCGGCCAAGGCCCTGAAGAAGCAGTCCTGGCGGTTCCACACCAAGTACATGATGTGGTTCCAGAGGCACGAGGAGCCCAAGACCATCACAGACGAGTTCGAGCAG GGCACCTACATCTACTTTGACTACGAGAAGTGGGGCCAGCGGAAGAAGGAAGGCTTCACCTTTGAGTACCGCTACCTGGAGGACCGGGACCTCCAGTGA
- the CNOT3 gene encoding CCR4-NOT transcription complex subunit 3 isoform X3 yields MERFKVVERETKTKAYSKEGLGLAQKVDPAQKEKEEVGQWLTNTIDTLNMQVDQFESEVESLSVQTRKKKGDKDQKQDRIEGLKRHIEKHRYHVRMLETILRMLDNDSILVDAIRKIKDDVEYYVDSSQDPDFEENEFLYDDLDLEDIPQALVATSPPSHSHMEDEIFNQSSSTPTSTTSSSPIPPSPANCTTENSEDDKKRGRSTDSEVSQSPAKNGSKPVHSSQHPQSPAVPPSYPPGPQPAASALSAAPGSNGAPAVAAPASTLGTKASPAPSHSAGTPAPYAQAVAPPAPSGPPSAQPRPPSAQPGAGGAGGGNSGGGGGASKQNGATSYSSVVADSPAEAALSSTGGSSTGSQALGPPPGPHNPPPSTAKEPSATAPVGAGGVAPGSGNNAGGPSLLVPLPVNPPSSPTPSFSEAKAAGSLLNGPPQFSAAPEIKAPEPLSSLKSMAERAAISSGIEDPVPTLHLTERDILLSSTSAPPASAQPPLQLSEVNIPLSLGVCPLGPVPLTKEQLYQQAMEEAAWHHMPHPSDSERIRQYLPRNPCPTPPYHHQMPPPHSDTVEFYQRLSTETLFFIFYYLEGTKAQYLAAKALKKQSWRFHTKYMMWFQRHEEPKTITDEFEQGTYIYFDYEKWGQRKKEGFTFEYRYLEDRDLQ; encoded by the exons atgGAACGGTTCAAAGTCGTGGAGCGAGAGACCAAGACCAAAGCCTACAGCAAGGAGGGCCTGGGCCTGGCGCAGAAGGTGGACCCTgcccagaaggagaaggaggaggtcgGCCAGTGGCTCACG AACACCATCGACACCCTGAACATGCAGGTGGACCAGTTTGAGAGCGAAGTGGAGTCCCTGTCGGTGCAGACGCGCAAGAAGAAGGGTGACAAGGAT CAGAAGCAGGACCGCATCGAGGGCCTGAAGCGGCACATCGAGAAGCACCGCTACCACGTGCGCATGCTGGAGACCATCCTGCGCATGCTGGACAACGACTCCATCCTGGTGGACGCCATCCGCAAGATCAAGGACGACGTCGAGTACTACGTGGACTCGTCCCAGGACCCCGACTTCGAGGAGAACGAGTTCCTCTACGACGACCTGGACCTCGAGGACATTC CACAGGCGCTGGTCGCCACCTCCCCCCCCAGCCACAGCCACATGGAGGACGAGATCTTCAACCAGTCCAGCAGCACGCCCACCTCGACCACCTCCAGCTCGCCCATCCCGCCCAGCCCAGCCAACTGCACCACG GAAAACTCGGAAGACGACAAGAAGAGGGGGCGCTCAACGGACAGTGAAGTCAGCCAG TCTCCAGCCAAAAATGGCTCCAAGCCCGTCCACAGCAGCCAGCACCCTCAGTCCCCGGCTGTGCCGCCCAGCTACCCGCCTGGCCCCCAGCCAGCCGCCTCCGCCTTGAGCGCCGCCCCTGGCAGCAACGGGGCCCCAGCTGTGGCTGCCCCCGCGAGCACCCTGGGCACCAAGGCCAGCCCGGCGCCCAGCCACAGCGCGGGCACCCCTGCCCCCTACGCACAGGCTGTGGCCCCACCGGCCCCCAGTGGGCCCCCCAGCGCCCAGCCCCGGCCCCCCAGCGCCCAGCCTGGGGCGGGAGGCGCCGGTGGGGGCAACAGTGGCGGAGGCGGGGGCGCCAGCAAGCAGAACGGTGCCACCA GTTACAGCTCGGTGGTGGCAGACAGCCCGGCGGAGGCAGCGCTCAGCAGCACGGGGGGCAGCAGCACGGGCAGCCAGGCCCTGGGCCCCCCGCCTGGCCCCCACAACCCACCCCCCAGCACCGC GAAGGAACCCAGTGCCACAGCCCCAGTGGGTGCCGGGGGCGTGGCTCCAGGCTCAGGGAACAACGCAGGGGGACCCAGCCTCCTGGTGCCACTCCCTGTGAACCCCCCCAGCTCCCCAACGCCCAGCTTCAGTGAGGCCAAGGCCGCTGGCAGCCTGCTGAACGGGCCTCCGCAGTTCAGCGCCGCACCCGAGATCAAG GCCCCCGAGCCTCTGAGCTCGCTGAAGTCGATGGCGGAGCGTGCTGCCATCAGCTCTGGCATCGAAGACCCCGTACCCACGCTACACCTGACTGAGCGAG ACATCCTCCTGAGCAGCACATCAGCACCCCCGGCCTCGGCCCAGCCCCCCCTGCAGCTGTCGGAGGTGAACATCCCGCTGTCGCTGGGCGTGTGTCCGCTGGGCCCGGTGCCCCTCACCAAGGAGCAGCTCTACCAGCAGGCCATGGAGGAGGCCGCCTGGCACCACATGCCCCACCCCTCAGACTCGGAGCGCATCCG GCAGTACCTGCCCCGGAACCCCTGTCCGACACCCCCCTACCACCACCAGATGCCACCCCCACACTCGGACACCGTGGAGTTCTACCAGCGCCTGTCCACCGAGACACTCTTCTTCATCTTCTACTATCTGGAG ggcaCGAAGGCGCAGTACCTGGCGGCCAAGGCCCTGAAGAAGCAGTCCTGGCGGTTCCACACCAAGTACATGATGTGGTTCCAGAGGCACGAGGAGCCCAAGACCATCACAGACGAGTTCGAGCAG GGCACCTACATCTACTTTGACTACGAGAAGTGGGGCCAGCGGAAGAAGGAAGGCTTCACCTTTGAGTACCGCTACCTGGAGGACCGGGACCTCCAGTGA